The Solanum lycopersicum chromosome 2, SLM_r2.1 DNA window TTGTTTACAATTAATACAAGAGAGAGAGttatcttaaattatttgatgGATGGTCTTGTTAGAGACCATAACCTGAAAAAGCCTTTTTATCATGATGTGGTGAAGTATAAGGAGAAATGGTTCGCTATTGATCAATATGGGCGAGGAGTTATGGTGGATTGTTGTTCCAAAGTGAGTCTAGTTACAAATCCTCTGTTTCATCCAAACAGGAACGGTTACTTTCGTAAGCACCGATCATACTTGGTGAAATCATCAGGGGATGCAGATCTATTTCTAGTGGACAGGTACTTGGACAAACCATCTGAGCAAACAAATTACGCTGAACAACATGCTGCAACCTCTGATGATGATGCAAAGCAACCAGAATACGATATGGAGGTTAGATTCAGAGTGTATAAATTTGAGGAAGAGGAGCATTATTGGAAGGAAGTTACAAACTTGAATGACCAAGTCATATTTGTTGGAGATGATGCATCGTATTGGTCCTACTGTGTGTCTGCTAAAGATTTTCCAGGGTGCAGAGGAAATTTAGTTTACTTCATAGATCAATTCAGGAAAGCTGGGGATGGAGATCTCCATGATTTTTGGGATGCGCTAAAACATGAAAATGACTATTCACTTGGGGGATTTGACATGGAGAACGCGTTTATTGGGCCAATGGCATGTTTCCCCGGTTACACTGATTTTTTCTGGCCACCTCCTAGCTGGCTCAACTGAGATTTTCTCTCCAATGACATTTACTCCTATGATCCATTTTATGTGTTAGTCAAAAATATTATGTGAAAAGTATTGTATGTCACTGCTTTTTCAGTAAATTCTAGACAAAAGTCATTTTCGTTTAACTCAATATTTGCTCGCAACCATTTTTTTTAGTTGGCTAACTAGAAGGTTACCTACATATCCGGCTATCATAGCTTTAATCCAAACTCTATAGTAATATTTACAAAACTTAAATTCAGAATCAAGAATCCAATTACTAACTGAAGGGTATCTATCACTTCcctcaaaaagaaaatcagaTGGGATGGGACAAG harbors:
- the LOC101266597 gene encoding F-box protein SKIP23-like, giving the protein MKEKKMKKLYSWPIWADLPEELLVKISKCLKYSFQVGHFRAVCTSWRSAVPLFPLHKRLSIVPKYIGSKKPQSKCMNRFVFRLDLQQLPSPSPSPTSYLIAVAEQFNGDGQSQLHLLNPVTGSPIPISSSPSNLLFPREINLNKFRVSILHKSSLMFHPHTNRYLIGKVVYLSTLRQSSDGRIPKAAAVLGSGKVSLFTINTRERVILNYLMDGLVRDHNLKKPFYHDVVKYKEKWFAIDQYGRGVMVDCCSKVSLVTNPLFHPNRNGYFRKHRSYLVKSSGDADLFLVDRYLDKPSEQTNYAEQHAATSDDDAKQPEYDMEVRFRVYKFEEEEHYWKEVTNLNDQVIFVGDDASYWSYCVSAKDFPGCRGNLVYFIDQFRKAGDGDLHDFWDALKHENDYSLGGFDMENAFIGPMACFPGYTDFFWPPPSWLN